The following proteins are co-located in the Paraburkholderia phytofirmans PsJN genome:
- a CDS encoding GntP family permease, protein MEAVHGSTLLVFAVIAIALLILLITRYKVYPFLVLIIVSLLLGLASGMPMATIVKSFETGNGNTLGHIAIVVGLGTMLGKMMAESGGAERIATTLIDFFGEKNIHWAMMIVAIIVGLPVFFEVGFVLLIPIAFNVAKRTNKSLLLVGLPMVAGLSVVHGLLPPHPAAMLAVQAYHADIGRTIAYGLIVGVPTAIVAGPLFALMISRYIKLPKENALAAQFLGHGDETKNGAQTAAQNVAPKRELPSFGITLLTILLPVILMLVGSWADLFTTPKTLPNDLLHFAGNSDVALLIAVLVSFWTFGASRGFTREQIQKFCGDCLAPIAGITLIVGAGGGFGRVLMDSGISKEIVNVATAMHLSPLLFGWLVAALIRLATGSATVAMTTACGIVAPIASASGVHVEPELLVLATGSGSLIFSHVNDGGFWLIKEYFGMTVGQTFKTWSLLETIISLMGLGLTFALAAVV, encoded by the coding sequence ATGGAAGCTGTCCACGGCAGCACGCTGCTGGTCTTCGCGGTGATCGCCATCGCATTGCTGATCCTGCTGATCACACGCTACAAGGTCTATCCGTTCCTCGTTCTGATCATCGTGTCGCTGCTGCTGGGTCTTGCATCCGGCATGCCGATGGCGACCATCGTCAAATCGTTCGAAACGGGTAACGGCAATACCCTTGGGCACATCGCCATCGTGGTCGGTCTCGGCACGATGCTCGGCAAGATGATGGCCGAATCGGGCGGCGCCGAGCGCATCGCCACCACGTTGATCGACTTCTTCGGCGAGAAGAACATCCACTGGGCGATGATGATCGTGGCGATTATTGTCGGCTTGCCGGTGTTCTTCGAAGTCGGTTTCGTGCTGCTGATTCCGATCGCCTTCAACGTCGCAAAGCGCACCAACAAGTCGTTGCTGCTGGTCGGCTTGCCGATGGTCGCGGGTCTGTCCGTCGTGCACGGCCTGCTTCCGCCGCATCCGGCCGCGATGCTCGCGGTGCAGGCGTATCACGCGGATATCGGCCGGACCATCGCTTATGGGCTGATCGTCGGTGTGCCGACCGCGATCGTCGCGGGTCCGCTGTTCGCGTTGATGATCAGCCGCTACATCAAGCTGCCGAAAGAGAACGCGCTCGCCGCGCAATTCCTGGGTCACGGTGACGAAACCAAAAACGGCGCGCAGACCGCAGCACAGAACGTAGCACCTAAGCGCGAACTGCCGAGCTTCGGCATCACGCTGCTCACGATTCTGCTGCCGGTGATTCTGATGCTGGTCGGAAGCTGGGCCGATCTCTTCACCACGCCGAAAACCTTGCCGAACGATCTGCTGCATTTCGCCGGTAATTCGGACGTCGCGCTGCTGATCGCGGTGCTGGTGAGCTTCTGGACCTTCGGCGCGAGCCGTGGTTTCACTCGCGAGCAGATTCAGAAATTCTGCGGCGACTGTCTTGCGCCGATCGCGGGCATTACGCTGATCGTCGGCGCAGGCGGCGGTTTCGGGCGCGTGCTGATGGATAGCGGCATTTCGAAGGAAATCGTCAATGTGGCGACGGCCATGCATCTGTCGCCGCTGTTGTTCGGCTGGCTGGTGGCCGCATTGATTCGTCTGGCCACGGGTTCGGCGACGGTCGCCATGACGACCGCATGCGGCATCGTCGCGCCGATCGCTTCGGCTAGCGGCGTGCATGTCGAGCCGGAGTTGCTGGTGCTCGCCACCGGTTCGGGCTCGCTGATCTTCTCGCACGTGAACGACGGCGGTTTCTGGCTGATCAAGGAATACTTCGGTATGACAGTGGGGCAGACCTTCAAGACATGGTCGCTCCTCGAAACCATCATTTCACTGATGGGCTTGGGTTTGACCTTCGCACTCGCGGCGGTCGTGTAA
- the edd gene encoding phosphogluconate dehydratase — protein MVSPHSQLLKVTQRVVERSKPTREAYLARIHQAQGKFPARGALSCANLAHGFAGLEGNDKLVIKQIREPNIGIVSSYNEMLSAHAPYKNYPDIIKQAARENGGVAQFAGGVPAMCDGVTQGNAGMELSLFSREVIAMSTAVALTHNMFDAALCLGICDKIVPGLLIGALQFGHIPTIFVPAGPMGSGLSNDDKAKTRQLFATGQCDRGALLEAEAAAYHSHGTCTFYGTANSNQMLMEVMGLHLPSSAFVHPHTPLRDALTAQAARRVLELTVERGNYTPIGHVVDEKAIVNGIVALLATGGSTNHTLHLVAIARAAGIVIDWDDFDTLSQAVPLLAKIYPNGKADVNHFHAAGGVAFLVRNLLEGGLLHEDVNTVAGKGLKHYTEEPKLIDGKLQWVPGAQASEDTAVLRGIKEPFQPDGGLRLMQGKLGRGVIKISAVAAQHRKVKAPAIVFDSQEAVQEAFDKGELKRDFIAVVRFQGARANGMPELHRLTPLLGVLQDQGFHVALVTDGRMSGASGKVPAVIHLSPEALLQGPIGKVRTGDMLVIDAEAGVLDIEIDAAEWAARPNAVPQHQAENEVGFGRELFSVFRAAAAPAEQGASVFGAMVGERSAHHGEAAKAHTAKHTSTTHAS, from the coding sequence ATGGTTTCCCCGCATTCGCAATTGTTGAAGGTCACGCAACGTGTGGTCGAGCGCAGCAAGCCGACGCGTGAGGCGTATCTCGCCCGCATCCACCAGGCGCAGGGCAAGTTTCCGGCGCGCGGCGCGCTCTCCTGCGCCAATCTCGCTCACGGTTTCGCCGGCCTCGAAGGCAACGACAAGCTCGTCATCAAGCAGATCCGCGAGCCGAACATCGGCATCGTGTCCTCGTACAACGAAATGCTGTCGGCCCATGCGCCGTACAAAAACTACCCGGACATCATCAAGCAGGCCGCGCGTGAAAACGGCGGCGTCGCGCAATTCGCGGGCGGTGTGCCGGCCATGTGCGACGGCGTCACGCAGGGCAATGCCGGCATGGAACTGTCGCTGTTCTCGCGCGAAGTGATCGCGATGAGCACTGCGGTCGCGCTCACGCACAACATGTTCGACGCGGCGCTGTGCCTCGGCATCTGCGACAAGATCGTGCCGGGCCTGCTGATCGGCGCGCTGCAGTTCGGCCATATTCCGACCATCTTCGTGCCGGCCGGCCCGATGGGCAGCGGCCTGTCCAACGACGACAAAGCCAAGACGCGCCAGCTCTTCGCGACTGGCCAGTGCGACCGCGGCGCGCTGCTCGAAGCGGAAGCCGCCGCGTATCACAGCCACGGCACCTGCACGTTCTACGGCACCGCGAACAGCAATCAGATGCTGATGGAAGTCATGGGCCTGCATCTGCCGAGTTCGGCTTTCGTGCATCCGCATACGCCGCTGCGCGACGCGCTGACCGCGCAAGCCGCGCGTCGTGTGCTGGAGCTGACCGTAGAACGCGGCAACTACACGCCGATCGGCCACGTGGTCGATGAAAAAGCGATCGTCAACGGTATCGTCGCGCTGCTGGCGACGGGCGGCTCGACCAACCACACGCTGCACCTGGTCGCGATTGCACGCGCGGCGGGCATCGTGATCGATTGGGACGACTTCGACACACTGTCGCAAGCCGTGCCGCTGCTCGCGAAGATTTATCCGAACGGCAAGGCCGACGTGAACCACTTCCACGCGGCCGGCGGCGTCGCGTTCCTGGTGCGCAATCTGCTGGAAGGCGGTTTGCTGCACGAAGACGTCAACACAGTCGCGGGCAAGGGCCTGAAGCATTACACCGAAGAGCCGAAGCTGATCGACGGCAAGCTGCAATGGGTGCCGGGCGCGCAAGCCAGCGAAGACACGGCGGTGCTGCGCGGCATCAAGGAACCGTTCCAGCCGGACGGCGGTTTGCGCTTGATGCAGGGCAAGCTCGGGCGCGGCGTGATCAAGATTTCCGCGGTGGCGGCGCAGCATCGCAAGGTGAAGGCGCCGGCGATCGTATTCGATTCGCAGGAAGCCGTGCAGGAAGCATTCGACAAGGGCGAGCTGAAGCGCGACTTCATCGCCGTGGTGCGCTTCCAGGGCGCGCGGGCAAACGGCATGCCTGAGCTGCATCGTTTGACGCCGCTGCTCGGTGTGTTGCAGGATCAAGGTTTCCATGTTGCACTGGTCACGGACGGCCGCATGTCCGGCGCGTCGGGCAAGGTGCCGGCGGTGATTCATCTGTCGCCGGAAGCGTTGCTGCAAGGGCCGATCGGCAAGGTGCGCACCGGCGACATGCTGGTGATCGACGCCGAAGCCGGCGTGCTCGACATCGAGATCGACGCAGCCGAATGGGCAGCCCGCCCTAACGCCGTGCCGCAGCATCAGGCGGAAAACGAAGTCGGCTTCGGCCGCGAACTGTTCAGTGTATTCCGTGCGGCGGCGGCGCCGGCGGAGCAGGGTGCGTCGGTATTCGGCGCGATGGTGGGCGAGCGTTCGGCTCATCACGGCGAAGCAGCCAAAGCTCACACCGCAAAACACACAAGCACCACTCACGCCAGCTAA
- a CDS encoding MurR/RpiR family transcriptional regulator, with protein MMLSQVEEMREQLRPSERKLADYVIEAPREVLDLSMTEVAARAGVSQPTIARFCHALGFSGFREFKIRLAQGIASGVPTVYRDVRPDEGAPGLIAKVFDRTIGTLIEVRNSLSPDSVEAAVELLANAARIEFYGAGGSGIAAQDIQHKFFRLGMPSVAYSDPHTYSMSAALLGPGDVVVTVSNTGRTRDIIEAARSALARGAKVIAITHGSSPLARVASICLFSNVVEENDVFSPMTSRMSHLAIGDILAVGVALKRGPELVERVGQAKGVIGRLRIDGEG; from the coding sequence ATGATGCTGTCCCAGGTGGAAGAGATGCGCGAGCAGTTGCGGCCCTCCGAGCGCAAACTCGCCGACTACGTGATCGAGGCGCCACGCGAGGTGCTCGATCTGTCGATGACGGAAGTGGCCGCGCGCGCAGGCGTGAGTCAGCCAACCATCGCGCGGTTCTGTCATGCGCTCGGGTTTTCGGGGTTTCGCGAGTTCAAGATACGGCTGGCGCAGGGGATTGCGTCGGGCGTGCCGACCGTCTATCGGGATGTGCGGCCGGATGAAGGCGCGCCCGGACTGATTGCCAAAGTGTTCGATCGAACCATCGGCACGCTGATCGAGGTGCGCAACAGCCTGTCGCCGGATAGCGTGGAAGCGGCCGTTGAGTTGCTAGCGAACGCGGCGCGTATCGAATTCTATGGAGCGGGCGGATCGGGCATCGCCGCGCAGGATATCCAGCACAAGTTTTTTCGGCTCGGCATGCCGAGCGTCGCGTACTCCGATCCGCATACTTACTCGATGTCGGCGGCGCTGCTGGGGCCTGGCGATGTCGTGGTCACGGTGTCCAACACGGGTCGAACCCGCGACATCATCGAAGCGGCGCGCTCGGCGCTCGCTCGCGGCGCGAAAGTGATCGCGATCACGCATGGCAGTTCGCCGCTTGCGCGTGTCGCGTCGATTTGCCTGTTCTCGAACGTGGTCGAGGAAAACGACGTGTTTTCGCCGATGACATCGCGCATGTCGCATCTGGCGATCGGCGATATTCTCGCGGTGGGCGTCGCGCTCAAGCGTGGGCCTGAGTTGGTGGAGCGGGTTGGGCAGGCGAAAGGGGTGATCGGCCGGTTGAGGATTGACGGCGAAGGTTGA
- a CDS encoding OmpA family protein: MNVTLFKSLRALLLGAFVTFLAACTAQSGATYTLHAISVPNQQAPIYRVSCSGLFQSSQTCVRVAEETCKAQPVTWVEAVDRVSGGAPKQDPREWTFMCGKPVMQQPTPQPVAQQPAPQAAPPQPAPQSQVKPVVPQVRLLLQGNANFATDSAALSSVAKENLDRFMNVNQGVNLHRVTVTGYTDKTGLEAHNLKLSQARAAAVMQYLRDGGLHADQFVARGLGSADPVAPNATAEGRTQNRRVDVRVFAE, from the coding sequence ATGAACGTAACTCTTTTCAAATCCTTGCGCGCGCTGTTGCTCGGCGCGTTTGTGACATTCCTTGCTGCATGTACCGCCCAATCGGGGGCGACTTATACGCTTCACGCGATCAGCGTGCCGAATCAGCAGGCGCCGATCTACCGGGTGAGTTGCTCAGGACTCTTCCAAAGCTCGCAGACCTGTGTGCGGGTCGCCGAGGAAACCTGTAAGGCCCAGCCTGTGACGTGGGTGGAAGCAGTCGATCGCGTAAGCGGCGGCGCGCCGAAGCAAGATCCGCGCGAATGGACCTTCATGTGTGGCAAGCCGGTCATGCAACAGCCGACCCCGCAGCCGGTCGCGCAACAGCCTGCTCCGCAGGCAGCGCCGCCACAACCGGCTCCGCAGTCGCAAGTGAAGCCGGTGGTTCCGCAGGTTCGTCTACTGCTGCAAGGCAACGCCAACTTCGCCACTGACAGCGCGGCGCTTAGCTCGGTTGCGAAGGAAAACCTCGACCGCTTCATGAACGTGAACCAGGGCGTCAACCTGCATCGCGTGACGGTGACGGGTTATACCGACAAGACAGGTTTGGAAGCGCATAACCTCAAACTGTCGCAAGCGCGCGCTGCGGCTGTCATGCAATATCTGCGAGACGGCGGTCTCCACGCCGATCAGTTCGTCGCGCGTGGTCTCGGCAGCGCTGATCCAGTGGCGCCGAATGCGACGGCCGAGGGCCGCACGCAGAACCGTCGCGTCGATGTCCGCGTGTTCGCCGAGTAA
- the eda gene encoding bifunctional 4-hydroxy-2-oxoglutarate aldolase/2-dehydro-3-deoxy-phosphogluconate aldolase has protein sequence MTSKTVSDIVRLGPVIPVLAFDSVEQGENVSRALHAGGVKVLEITLRTAAGLEAIERASQLAEDIVVGVGTITKPEHCAQAKKAGAQFGVSPGLTRDMHKAAQDAGLPLLPGVMTPTDIITALELGYEIVKFFPAQQAGGVPMLQAFHGPFPNLKFCPTGGITAETATHFLSLPNVVCVGGSWLTPKAALAAQNWDEVTRLARAASQLAAPAH, from the coding sequence ATGACGTCGAAAACAGTAAGCGATATCGTGCGCCTCGGCCCGGTGATTCCGGTGCTCGCGTTCGATTCGGTCGAGCAGGGTGAGAACGTGTCGCGAGCGCTGCATGCGGGCGGCGTGAAGGTGCTGGAAATTACTTTGCGCACCGCAGCAGGCCTCGAAGCGATCGAACGTGCGAGCCAGTTGGCCGAAGATATCGTGGTCGGTGTCGGCACGATTACGAAGCCCGAGCACTGCGCTCAGGCCAAGAAGGCGGGCGCGCAGTTCGGCGTCTCCCCTGGCTTGACGAGAGACATGCACAAGGCCGCGCAGGATGCGGGCTTGCCGCTGTTGCCGGGTGTGATGACGCCGACGGACATCATCACGGCGCTGGAACTCGGCTATGAGATCGTGAAGTTTTTCCCGGCGCAGCAAGCCGGTGGCGTGCCGATGCTGCAAGCATTCCACGGCCCGTTCCCGAATCTGAAGTTCTGCCCGACCGGCGGCATCACGGCGGAAACGGCGACGCATTTCCTGTCGCTGCCGAACGTGGTGTGCGTGGGCGGCTCGTGGCTCACGCCGAAAGCCGCGCTCGCCGCGCAAAACTGGGACGAGGTCACGCGTCTGGCGCGTGCCGCGAGCCAGTTGGCGGCACCGGCTCACTAA